AAGCCCGGGAAATGACTGATCTACTCGGATGCAGTTTAAGACAAATTGGTAGCAGCCGGCTTTAAATCTCGTATTCCGACCCACCGTATTTTAATCGAGCGACTTGCGGAAACGCAGGATACTGAAACTCAGGATGAGCAACGCAAATGCCGCCATGCTGGCCATCTGCGGCCATAACACCGAAAATCCAACTCCCTTCAAATACACCCCTCTGAGGATTACCAGAAAATAGCGAAGCGGGTCCGCATACGACACGATCTGTAGCCACTCGGGCATGCTGCTGATCGGAGATGAAAATCCCGAAAAGATGATCGCCGGCATGATGAAGAAGAAAGCCGAAATCATCGCCTGTTGCTGCGTGGAAGAAACCGTGGAGATGAGCAACCCTGTCCCAAGCATGCAGAGCAGGAACAGCACGGTTCCAGCAGTGAGCACCATCAAACTTCCACGCAAAGGAATGCCAAACCAGAGCGTCCCGACTGCAGTAATAAGAGCGGCATCCATCAATCCGATCAAGAAGAACGGAATCGTCTTGCCAAGGATGAACTCTGACTGGCGGATCGGCGTCACCATGATCTGCTCCAGCGTACCGATCTCCCTTTCCCTCACGACGGCGAAAGCGGTCAGGATGATGATGATGACTAGCATTAGGTTACCCATCACCCCGGGAACAAAGAACCACTGGCTGCGCAGGTCAGGGTTAAACCAGGGACGGTGCTCCACTGACACAGATGGCATTTGTGACGCCATCAATGGTGACGTTCGTCCCAAGGATTCCTGTTGATACGTCTTCGCGAAATCGGCCGCAACCCGGTTCATGTAGCCAACCGCAATCAAAGCCGTATTCGAGTTGCTCGCGTCCACGATCGCTTGTACCGACGCGGTCCCTCCCTTCTGAAGTTCCCGTGAGAAGCCAGAATTGATTTGTAGGGCGAGCACAACATCCCCGCGATCAATCAATGTGTGCAACTCATTCCGGTCCTGGGTACGAACCTGGATGTCGAAATATGGGCTTCCTTCCATCCTGGAAATGAGTTCCCTGCTCTCGGGGCTATTGTCGTAATCCACAATTGCAGTCGATGCATGCTTGATTTCAAGTGTGGCGGCATAGCCGAATATCAACATCTGAAGAATCGGTGGCCCTATCAGGACAAATCGCGTGCGCTTATCCCGGAACACCTGGATGAACTCTTTGATCAGCATCTGCCACAATCGCATCCACATGGCGGTCACCCCAACTGCTTTCTGAATGCACGGGTGGCGACAAGCACGAGCACCGTGGCAAAGATGATCAACGCCAGCAGGTTCGTCCAAAGCAGCACGATCGGAGTTCCCTTCAGGAACACCGCACGAATCATGGCCATGAAGTACCGGGCCGGAATAATATACGTGACCACCTGGATCACGCGTGGCATCTGGTCGATGGGGAAGATAAATCCCGACAACAAGAATGCAGGCAGAAACGTAACGACCATCGACATCTGGCTGGCGGCGAGCTGCGACTTCATCACCACGGACAGCACGTATCCCATGGAGAGCACAACCAGCAGGAAGAGAACCGACGTAAGGAAGAATAGCGACAAGGTTCCTCGAAACGGCACCTGGAACCACCACACGCCAATCGCCGCGCAAAGGAACGTATCCAGCAACCCTATAACAAGGTAGGGTGCCAGTTTCCCAATCATCAGTTCAATGGGCGATATTGGAGTGGAGACAAGTTGCTCCATTGTGCCTCGTTCCCATTCACGAGCGATCGTAAGCGAGGTGAGGAACGTTCCGACAACCGCCATAACGATGGCAATCACTCCTGGAACGATATTCGCCATGCTCTCCAGGTCCTCATTGAACCAAGTGCGCGCGGCGATATTCAAAGAGGCTTCCGGCGACCGTTGCCCACGCCTCTCAATCCACGTAGCTTGAACTCTTCGCGCATAATCCTGACCGAGCGCCTCAACGTAGTTCATTGCCACGTTAGCGGAATTCGCGTCCGTCGCATCCACGATCACCTGCACGGAAGCCATACCGCCGGACTTCACCTTCTCCGAGAAGTCTGGCGCTATCACCACACCGAGCACGCAGTCTCCCCGATCGATACCATCGATCAAATCGCGGTAAGTTTCGACCCCACGGACGATATGGAAGTATTCCGAAGCCTGGAGGCGCTTTAGGAAGTCCTGGCTCTGCTGCGAGCCGTCACGGTCGAAAACGTATGTCCGCACATGTTTAATGTCGAAACTTACGCCATACCCGAACGCCAGCATCAACACCAGAGGCATGATGACCACGATGGCAATCGATCGTGAATCACGGGAAATCTGCACCAATTCCTTCCATGCAATCGCTCGAAGGCGGTGGTAGCGCATTACGCCACCTCCTGCACTTGGTCGCGCGTTGTCAGTGACACGAAGACATCCTCAAGACTGGGAAGGATCTTTTCGAGTTTCCCGACCGTGATGCCCCGCTCTTTGAGTCGTTGCTGGATCGCTGGAACGGATACTTTGGAGTCATTTACAACCACGTGCAGTGCGTTGCCGAACACGGCTACGTCGACGACGTCGCTCCCCTGCAAGGCATCAATGGCATCAGCCAGTCTGTCGCACTCGAGTAACAACAGTTCGCCGTGCATGGCGTTTCGCTTCAGTTCCGCGGGAGATCCCGAGGCAACGATCTTGCCTCGGTAGATAAGGACCAGGCGATTGCAGTACTCGGCTTCATCCATGTAGTGCGTGGTTACGAATACGGTCACGCCATCCCCAGCCATTTGATGGATCAACTCCCAGAACTGCCGGCGCGAAATCGGATCGACACCGGACGTCGGCTCGTCCAGAAAAAGGATTCTTGGCTTGTGCAGCACCGCGCATCCCAGTGCTAGTCGTTGTTTCCAGCCGACAGCGAGCGTTCCTGTCAGCGTGTTCTCGCGCCCTTGCAGCCCGGCCATTTCCAGCGCCCAGTTCGCTCGTTCCGCAAAAACCGATGAAGGCACGTTGTACATCCCAGCGAAGAAGCGAATGTTCTCGAGTACAGTGAGGTCGTTATACAGCGAAAACTTCTGCGACATATAGCCGATCTTCTGGCGTACGATTTCGGGCTGTTTTGCTACGTCGGTTCCGTCCACCGTGGCTACTCCCGAGGTCGGATGCAGGAGCCCGCAGAGCATGCGGATCGTGGTTGACTTCCCCGCTCCGTTTGGCCCCAGGAATCCGAATATCTCGCCGCTTTTCGCCTCAAATGTGATGTGATCCACAGCGGTGAAGTCCCCGAACCGCTTCGTCAGGTCGCGCACCACGACCGAAGTGCCGTTGCCATTCATCGACCTGCCTCTTGTCCGGAAGTCACCGCCCACACAAATACGTCTTCGATACTGGGCGTGATCTCCTCAATCGTGGAGTGCGGCACAGACTTGTCCTCAAGGAGTCGCTTCACCAGTGGTATCTGTTGTCGCGCGTCATCCACCAGCAAGTGCACGCCGTCCCCTACAAGCACGGCGCTGGAGACTCCTGTCGCGCTCGAGAGCGCATCGCGCACGCCACGCGGATCATCTGACTGGACCATCAGAATCGAGTTATGCAAATGTTTCTTTAACGAGTCTGGCGTGTCGCAGAAGAGCAAACGTCCCCTATCCAGCAGTGCGACGCGGTGGCACCGCTCGGCTTCGTCGAGATAAGCCGTGGATGTGAGAATGGCTACACCCTCACCAAGAAGCGAGTACAAAATCTTCCAGAAATCGCGCCGGGAAACTGGATCGACGCCGTTCGTAGGCTCGTCCAGCAGGATCAGCTTCGGGGTGTGAATGAGTGCGCAGACGAGGCCAAGTTTCTGTTTCATCCCTCCCGACAACTTGCCGGCCAGTCGCTTACGGAACCGATGCATATCGGCGGCTTCAAGCAGTTGCAGTGCCCGTTCCTCGCGCGCTTGGGGCTTCACCCCGAAGATATCGGCGTAAAAGCGAATATTCTCGTCAACCGTGAGGTCCTCATACAAACCGAACCGCTGAGGCATGTAGCTGATGTGGTGCTTCACCGCCTCCGCCTGAAAGGCGAGGTCGTATCCGGCGACGATTGCTTTCCCTTTATCCGGAGCGAGAACTCCGGCAAGCATGCGCATGGTAGTCGTCTTCCCTGCACCGTCAGGCCCGACCAAGCCGAAGATCTCTCCATACTTCACATCAAAAGAAAGATCTGCTACGGCCTGGACTCCCGGAAAGGCGCGGGATAGTCCATGCACATCAACCGCAAGTTGGGTCTGCTCTAGCATCTCAGTTGGCAAATTTGATCGTCACATCGGCCGGCATGCCCGGCTTCAATTCATGGTTTGGGTTTTCAACCGCAACTTTCACGCGGTAAACGAGCGCCACCCGCTCCTTGTGCGTCTCCACACTCTTGGGCGTGAATTCTGCTTGTGACGCGATGAACGACACGCGTCCCTTGTAGCGCTTGTCGGGATACGTATCTGTGTGGACACTAGCTTCCTGTCCCAGCCGAATCTTCGCAAGTTCTGTTTCGCTGATATACGCGCGCACCCAGATGTTGTCGAGATCGGCGATACTCACCACCGGAGTTCCCGCAGTGACAACTTCGCCCAGTTCAGCCTGACGAACCAGGATCACCCCACTGATAGGCGAGTCCAGAACAGTGAACCCAAGCCGAACTTTGGACATCCCAGCATTCTGTTTCGCTGCAGCCAGATTGGCGCGGTTCACCGCGATCTGCTCTTTTCGCGTTCCTTCTCGGATTGCGGAAAGGTTCTCTTGCAGCCTCGCGAGGTTCGCCTGCGATCGCTTAAGCGCCGTAGCGGCTGCGTCGCGCGTCTGGGCCGAGATCGCGTCTCGTTTATAGAGAGAGTCATATCGCTCGAAGTCAATCCGCTTTAGCTCAAGATCTGCCTTGGCATCTGCGACGGCCTGTTCGGCGGCCCTAACGTCCTGATCACGCCCCCCAGCCGTGGCAAGTTGTAATTCGGCCGCGCGCGTGCGGATCATGGCATCGTCGATGGCTACCTGTTGGCGATAATCGGAGTCGTCCAACTTGGCGATGAGGTCTCCGCGATTGAGCGTCATGCCCTCTTGGACCGGAAGCTCAACGATCCGGCCCTGAGTACGGAAACCAACTACGCTTTCGTGCGCTTCAATGTTGCCCGAAAGGACGACCTGATCTTTCGGTTGCTTCCCGTTACTACTGCGACGGTACGCAAAAATGCCGGCAGCAATTGCAGCGATGAGCACAATGGGAATAATCACGCGTTTCATTGATGTTTCCTCAGTGCGATCCCAAGTATTGCGAGTAAGTGTTCTCGGTATTGCCAAGTGCGCGAGACAGCATGATGCGAGCGTCTGCGTGATGTGTCAGGGCCACAATGTGGTTCTGCTGGGCTCGCGCAAGTGAATCCTGGGCGTTGACGACTTCCACGTTGTTCGTCACGCCGTTCTGAAATCGATATTTCGCAAGGTCGAGTTCCTTCTGTGCGAGGTCGAGCCCCGCAACTGCAACCGTTACCTCTTCCGTCGCGGAGTCAAGGCGCAGAAGAGCCTGCCGGATGTCCTGCTCAATTCCGAGTTTCATGTCAGCGGCTTGCCTCGAAATTCGATCAAGACGTGCTTCCAGTTCTTTCCGCTCTCCCTGCCGATCGCGATCAAACACGGTAAAAGAAAGCGAGAGTTGCGCTGCACCTGTTCCCGTTATCTGGGAGAATGTGCGCCCAATCCCTCCGTAGTTTGCGTTTGCGCTCAGGCGTGGATAGAAACGCGCGTTTGACGCCTTCACCTGTTCATTCAGAACATCGCGTTGTTTTGCCAACGCCTGGTAATCAGGACGCGTATCCAATGCGTTGGCGAGAGCCTCCTCCGGCGTGGGCATTGGG
This Terriglobales bacterium DNA region includes the following protein-coding sequences:
- a CDS encoding ABC transporter ATP-binding protein, encoding MPTEMLEQTQLAVDVHGLSRAFPGVQAVADLSFDVKYGEIFGLVGPDGAGKTTTMRMLAGVLAPDKGKAIVAGYDLAFQAEAVKHHISYMPQRFGLYEDLTVDENIRFYADIFGVKPQAREERALQLLEAADMHRFRKRLAGKLSGGMKQKLGLVCALIHTPKLILLDEPTNGVDPVSRRDFWKILYSLLGEGVAILTSTAYLDEAERCHRVALLDRGRLLFCDTPDSLKKHLHNSILMVQSDDPRGVRDALSSATGVSSAVLVGDGVHLLVDDARQQIPLVKRLLEDKSVPHSTIEEITPSIEDVFVWAVTSGQEAGR
- a CDS encoding efflux RND transporter periplasmic adaptor subunit, producing the protein MKRVIIPIVLIAAIAAGIFAYRRSSNGKQPKDQVVLSGNIEAHESVVGFRTQGRIVELPVQEGMTLNRGDLIAKLDDSDYRQQVAIDDAMIRTRAAELQLATAGGRDQDVRAAEQAVADAKADLELKRIDFERYDSLYKRDAISAQTRDAAATALKRSQANLARLQENLSAIREGTRKEQIAVNRANLAAAKQNAGMSKVRLGFTVLDSPISGVILVRQAELGEVVTAGTPVVSIADLDNIWVRAYISETELAKIRLGQEASVHTDTYPDKRYKGRVSFIASQAEFTPKSVETHKERVALVYRVKVAVENPNHELKPGMPADVTIKFAN
- a CDS encoding ABC transporter permease — encoded protein: MRYHRLRAIAWKELVQISRDSRSIAIVVIMPLVLMLAFGYGVSFDIKHVRTYVFDRDGSQQSQDFLKRLQASEYFHIVRGVETYRDLIDGIDRGDCVLGVVIAPDFSEKVKSGGMASVQVIVDATDANSANVAMNYVEALGQDYARRVQATWIERRGQRSPEASLNIAARTWFNEDLESMANIVPGVIAIVMAVVGTFLTSLTIAREWERGTMEQLVSTPISPIELMIGKLAPYLVIGLLDTFLCAAIGVWWFQVPFRGTLSLFFLTSVLFLLVVLSMGYVLSVVMKSQLAASQMSMVVTFLPAFLLSGFIFPIDQMPRVIQVVTYIIPARYFMAMIRAVFLKGTPIVLLWTNLLALIIFATVLVLVATRAFRKQLG
- a CDS encoding ABC transporter permease, with product MWMRLWQMLIKEFIQVFRDKRTRFVLIGPPILQMLIFGYAATLEIKHASTAIVDYDNSPESRELISRMEGSPYFDIQVRTQDRNELHTLIDRGDVVLALQINSGFSRELQKGGTASVQAIVDASNSNTALIAVGYMNRVAADFAKTYQQESLGRTSPLMASQMPSVSVEHRPWFNPDLRSQWFFVPGVMGNLMLVIIIILTAFAVVREREIGTLEQIMVTPIRQSEFILGKTIPFFLIGLMDAALITAVGTLWFGIPLRGSLMVLTAGTVLFLLCMLGTGLLISTVSSTQQQAMISAFFFIMPAIIFSGFSSPISSMPEWLQIVSYADPLRYFLVILRGVYLKGVGFSVLWPQMASMAAFALLILSFSILRFRKSLD
- a CDS encoding ABC transporter ATP-binding protein; translation: MNGNGTSVVVRDLTKRFGDFTAVDHITFEAKSGEIFGFLGPNGAGKSTTIRMLCGLLHPTSGVATVDGTDVAKQPEIVRQKIGYMSQKFSLYNDLTVLENIRFFAGMYNVPSSVFAERANWALEMAGLQGRENTLTGTLAVGWKQRLALGCAVLHKPRILFLDEPTSGVDPISRRQFWELIHQMAGDGVTVFVTTHYMDEAEYCNRLVLIYRGKIVASGSPAELKRNAMHGELLLLECDRLADAIDALQGSDVVDVAVFGNALHVVVNDSKVSVPAIQQRLKERGITVGKLEKILPSLEDVFVSLTTRDQVQEVA